A window of Rosa rugosa chromosome 7, drRosRugo1.1, whole genome shotgun sequence genomic DNA:
AGACATCCACCAGTACAATTACACCCAGCAGTAGGTTCTGTAAGATTAACAGGTTTTGAATACTTAAGACTAGGAATATATGTGAAGTGTGCAGGGCCTTTCTCGCCATCTACGTCATTTACAAGAGAAACGGGAAAAGTTTCTGCCCCTGAAGTAAGATCTGGCAATATCAATCCAACCCTTGTAgtatttgtttctttccattGCTCAATTGATTTCCATACTGTAAACGCTTCAGGCTGTCCAGGTAATCTTACCAATCTGTACTTGAATACATTGCCACCACTCTTTCCTTTATCTACCCATGATTCATGGATTTTGTATAGACCGTCATAGACATATACCTTCCCAGTTGGATTAGAAACATCCTTAATACCCCGAATTACTCTTACATCATTACCCCGATGCAAACTTTTCTCCAAAGCTAGATTACCCCTTTCAAGCTTCTGATCCTTTGTTTCCTTATCTTTCCTGTTATCGTTGCCGGCATTGCCACCTTGGCCACTATATATCAACTCATTCCCATCCTGCATATGATCCTCATACCCTCCAGAAGAAACAATGCTCAATGCTAAGGGCTCTTCCTCTGAACTGTTCTTGACTCCCATATAATCAATCCCACCCATAGTTGGAGCGTGTAATCCAACCAAGCACAGTTCCAttcggaaaaagaaaatatcccCAACGTCAACACCGGGCACTGTACCAATCCTCTTTTGGGCATTTGTCCTAATTCCCTTATTCATGAAGAGAGTTCCAGCCCTTAGATCAGAGCGTCCTGTTCTCGACACTCCTGGTATCCCTTCCTTCATCTCTTCAATTTGTGAAATCTTTCTTCGTAGTAGATCATAACACACGAGTACATATCCAACTGATTCCTTGTTGCCATCAGTTTGTCTCAAGGTATTAGTATATGTGGTGAGAACATTATGAACTATTGCATCAATGTCGACATCAGGCAAGGCAACATTAATGTCCTGGCCACCCCGTGTCCTCTTTTGAGACTGGAACTTACCCTTTGGCCTCCCGACTTTCCTTGTATTTCCTGCATCAACAACGCTCTCGCTAAAACCATCTTCCTCCGCAGCCCCACGTTGCGGTTGTGGTAGGACACGACTTCTAGTAATCCTTCTCGAAGGTGTAGTATCTCCTCCATTCGAAGTTCCTGTACTCTGGTTGGGGGTTGAGGGTGGAGGAGGATTCCTAAAGGAATTTATTGGAACTGCATTAGATATTGGATTACTGAAGCCAAACGGTTGATTCTCATTGGGTATACCACTTGGTGTTTGTAGATTTTGTTGGAGCGGCCTTTGAGACTCTGATGAAATGAAAAAGGGGAAAAATGGGGAAACCCCAGGTGGGAAAGGACCAGCAGGAGAAGCAC
This region includes:
- the LOC133720742 gene encoding histone-lysine N-methyltransferase, H3 lysine-9 specific SUVH1-like, which codes for MEHSLGQDSIPGFGSFDKSRVLDVRPLRRLVPVFPSPSSNSSFSTPQGAAPFVCASPAGPFPPGVSPFFPFFISSESQRPLQQNLQTPSGIPNENQPFGFSNPISNAVPINSFRNPPPPSTPNQSTGTSNGGDTTPSRRITRSRVLPQPQRGAAEEDGFSESVVDAGNTRKVGRPKGKFQSQKRTRGGQDINVALPDVDIDAIVHNVLTTYTNTLRQTDGNKESVGYVLVCYDLLRRKISQIEEMKEGIPGVSRTGRSDLRAGTLFMNKGIRTNAQKRIGTVPGVDVGDIFFFRMELCLVGLHAPTMGGIDYMGVKNSSEEEPLALSIVSSGGYEDHMQDGNELIYSGQGGNAGNDNRKDKETKDQKLERGNLALEKSLHRGNDVRVIRGIKDVSNPTGKVYVYDGLYKIHESWVDKGKSGGNVFKYRLVRLPGQPEAFTVWKSIEQWKETNTTRVGLILPDLTSGAETFPVSLVNDVDGEKGPAHFTYIPSLKYSKPVNLTEPTAGCNCTGGCLPGNSNCPCIQKNGGYLPYTANGLLVNQKSLLHECGPSCTCPPNCRNRVSQGGLKIRLEVFKTKDKGWGLRSWDPIRAGAFLCEYAGEALNVSGIGKLGDDRADDYSFDANRTCQPLGVLPGDSNETPNVPFPLLISANTAGNVARFMNHNCSPNVFWQPILRENKNESDLHVAFYAVGHIPPMTELTYDYGMIPYEKAYQRKKICLCGSIKCRSFFY